The Spirulina subsalsa PCC 9445 region ATAAACCGATGGTGGTTTTAGTGGATGGCGGTTCGGCCAGTGCCAGCGAGATTCTCTCAGGAGCCCTCCAAGATAATGATCGGGCGGTGTTAGTGGGAACTCAAACCTTTGGCAAAGGTTTAGTCCAGTCCGTGCGGAGTGTGGGCAATGGCGCAGGTTTAGCGGTGACTATTGCTAAATATCTCACCCCTAGTGGTCGGGATATTAATAAAGAGGGGATTCCGCCAGATATTGTTTTCGAGATGAGCGAAGAAGAGCGGAAAAACCTACAAACCAATAACGAAAAACTCGGAACTTTAGATGATCCCCAATTTGCTAAGGCTTTAGAAGTCTTGCGGGAAGAAATTGCTGCGAAAACGGGGATTCGTGTAGACGCGACCCCTCATTAGTTCGTGATATATTAGGCAATGATTCAAAAGCATTGGGATTGGAGTTAAACTGAACTCTAGTCCCATTTTGCTATTGTTGATTGATTGTTTAGTGGCTGAATTGGCCTCTTTTTTGATTCCTACAGAGAAAAACAGCATGGAACGAATTACCCCGGAAGAACTAGCAAAATGGCGGAGTCAGTTGGTCAATTATCTACCCGCCCAAAAAGCACTATTAGAACTTGAGGACTGTGAGGGGGATTTAGAAGATGCCGCCATTTCTTTAGCGATTCGGGCGGGACAACAACCCCAACAAGATAATGCCGAATGGTTGGCCTCCCTAGCGAAACGCTGCCGCGCTGCCATTTGTCAGGACAGTATTTTGCGGGAGAATATCGCCACGGGGGAATTAGAAAAAGCGGCCATTGCACTCGCTAATTTAGATTTAATTCCGCCAATTCTCGCAACTCCGGTGTTGTTTTATGTGCTGAAACAAGGTTTAGATCAATTTTGCCAGCCGTTTGATCAAACTCCTGATTAGCTCCCGAGGGACTGTAGAAAGGAACAAGTTAAAAGGGGCAACAAAACTCAGGAACAATTGTGAGCTTTAAGACTTCAAAGGTACTCTGAGGACGTTTGCAAGCGTTGTCCAATAATTAACTTTAAACTTTTTTGATTCAGTCACACCCTACTGGAGTTCTGTTATGTGGAATTGGGCTAAACAATGTTTTTTTTCTGCCTCAACACAACCGTTAGGGGTTCATTCTTCCCCGAGTCGTCATCGAAAAAATCGCAATCATCGCCATTTTTGTGGTCCGGCCATTGTGGAAGAAATGATTCATCCCCATTGCCGCGGCCGGGTGCGTTATCGTGCGGGGTGGTGGTTTGCCCTCTGTGAACAGGAAACGATCATTTCACCGGGGGAAGTGGTGGAAGTGGTGGGGATTCAAAATATTACCTTGTTGGTGAAACCGCGATCGCACGTTTAAAGCTTCTAGAACCTGAACATCCTGTGCTTCTTTACGGCTCAGATTTGCTCCTCATACTCAAAATCCCCTAGAATATCCTCTAGACCATGATAAATAAAGCATTGATAAGTTCAGGTAAAAACGAATATGACAGCGCAAATTCAATTTTCTAGAGGGATTGCAGAAGAGACAGTCCCTGATGTCCGTGTGACGCGCAACCGGAACGGGAACGGCGGCACCGCGACGTTTTATTTTGATGATCCCAATATCTTAAGCGCGGAAAATAGTGACGAGATCACCGGGATGTACTTGGTGGATAGTGAAGGGGAGATTATGACCCGGGAAGTGAAGGGGAAATTTATTAATGGTCAAGCTCGTGCCATTGAAGCCCTGTTAGTGATGCGTTCTGAGGAGGAATGGGAACGTTTCCTGCGTTTTATGCAGCGTTATGCGGAAACCCAAGGTTTAGAATTAACTCGTTCTTAATTGGTTTTTGACTCCTTTCTGATGATCCTAACCCCTCATCCTGATTCTGACCCAAAGGCGTTATCTTGCGCGGTGATTACCGTTAGTGATACGCGAACCGTGGAAACGGATCGGAGTGGTGCGTTGATGCGGC contains the following coding sequences:
- a CDS encoding NfeD family protein, translated to MWNWAKQCFFSASTQPLGVHSSPSRHRKNRNHRHFCGPAIVEEMIHPHCRGRVRYRAGWWFALCEQETIISPGEVVEVVGIQNITLLVKPRSHV
- the psb28 gene encoding photosystem II reaction center protein Psb28, with translation MTAQIQFSRGIAEETVPDVRVTRNRNGNGGTATFYFDDPNILSAENSDEITGMYLVDSEGEIMTREVKGKFINGQARAIEALLVMRSEEEWERFLRFMQRYAETQGLELTRS